The following coding sequences lie in one Harpia harpyja isolate bHarHar1 chromosome W unlocalized genomic scaffold, bHarHar1 primary haplotype SUPER_W_unloc_1, whole genome shotgun sequence genomic window:
- the FOSB gene encoding protein FosB isoform X1, protein MYQGFPGDYDSGSRCSSSPSAESQYLSSVDSFGSPAAAAAAQECSGLGDMPGSFVPTVTAITTSQDLQWLVQPTLISSVAQSQPLGAPMAHPPPVDPYDLPGPSYSTPGMGAFATGPAAPSVRPTRARPRHSCEETLTPEEEEKRRVRRERNKLAAAKCRNRRRELTDRLQAETDQLEEEKAELESEIAELQKEKERLEFVLVAHAPACKLPFEDVSSLGAGPAEVSTLGKEEPAGTVTFLPPGLFQPSAQGPFPSCCFVPGVPSGPPNPSYTSSFVFTHPEGTTCGALHQRSSSSDQSSDSLNSPSLLAL, encoded by the exons ATGTACCAAGGCTTCCCCGGTGACTACGACTCGGGTTCCCGCTGCAGCTCCTCGCCCTCCGCCGAGTCCCAGTACCTCTCCTCGGTCGATTCCTTCGggagccccgcggcggcggcggccgcgcag GAGTGCAGCGGCCTGGGGGACATGCCCGGCTCCTTCGTGCCCACAGTGAcggccatcaccaccagccaggACCTGCAGTGGCTGGTGCAGCCCACCCTCATCTCCTCAGTGGCCCAGTCGCAGCCGCTAGGGGCACCCATGGCGCACCCCCCTCCTGTCGATCCCTACGATCTCCCAGGACCCAGCTACTCTACGCCGGGCATGGGTGCCTTTGCCACAGGGCCGGCGGCACCGTCAGTACGTCCCACTCGTGCCCGTCCCCGGCACAGCTGTGAGGAGACG CTGacgccagaggaggaggagaagcgcCGGGTGCGACGGGAGAGGAACAAGTTGGCAGCAGCCAAGTGCCGTAACCGGCGCCGGGAGCTGACGGATCGGCTGCAGGCA GAAACAGACCAGTTGGAGGAGGAGAAAGCCGAGCTGGAGTCAGAGAttgcagagctgcagaaggagaagGAACGGCTGGAGTTCGTCTTGGTGGCCCATGCCCCTGCCTGCAAGCTCCCCTTTGAGGATGTCAGCTCCTTGGGTGCCGGCCCCGCCGAGGTGAGCACCCTGGGCAAGGAAGAGCCGGCGGGGACCGTCACCTTCCTACCCCCGGGTCTGTTCCAGCCGAGCGCCCAgggccccttccccagctgctgcttcgTGCCCGGGGTCCCCTCAGGGCCACCTAACCCATCCTATACGTCTTCGTTTGTGTTCACCCACCCAGAGGGAACCACCTGTGGAGCCTTGCATCAGCGGAGCAGCAGCAGCGACCAGTCCTCGGACTCCTTGAATTCTCCCTCGCTCCTCGCGTTGTGA
- the FOSB gene encoding protein FosB isoform X2 translates to MYQGFPGDYDSGSRCSSSPSAESQYLSSVDSFGSPAAAAAAQECSGLGDMPGSFVPTVTAITTSQDLQWLVQPTLISSVAQSQPLGAPMAHPPPVDPYDLPGPSYSTPGMGAFATGPAAPSVRPTRARPRHSCEETLTPEEEEKRRVRRERNKLAAAKCRNRRRELTDRLQAETDQLEEEKAELESEIAELQKEKERLEFVLVAHAPACKLPFEDVSSLGAGPAEREPPVEPCISGAAAATSPRTP, encoded by the exons ATGTACCAAGGCTTCCCCGGTGACTACGACTCGGGTTCCCGCTGCAGCTCCTCGCCCTCCGCCGAGTCCCAGTACCTCTCCTCGGTCGATTCCTTCGggagccccgcggcggcggcggccgcgcag GAGTGCAGCGGCCTGGGGGACATGCCCGGCTCCTTCGTGCCCACAGTGAcggccatcaccaccagccaggACCTGCAGTGGCTGGTGCAGCCCACCCTCATCTCCTCAGTGGCCCAGTCGCAGCCGCTAGGGGCACCCATGGCGCACCCCCCTCCTGTCGATCCCTACGATCTCCCAGGACCCAGCTACTCTACGCCGGGCATGGGTGCCTTTGCCACAGGGCCGGCGGCACCGTCAGTACGTCCCACTCGTGCCCGTCCCCGGCACAGCTGTGAGGAGACG CTGacgccagaggaggaggagaagcgcCGGGTGCGACGGGAGAGGAACAAGTTGGCAGCAGCCAAGTGCCGTAACCGGCGCCGGGAGCTGACGGATCGGCTGCAGGCA GAAACAGACCAGTTGGAGGAGGAGAAAGCCGAGCTGGAGTCAGAGAttgcagagctgcagaaggagaagGAACGGCTGGAGTTCGTCTTGGTGGCCCATGCCCCTGCCTGCAAGCTCCCCTTTGAGGATGTCAGCTCCTTGGGTGCCGGCCCCGCCGAG AGGGAACCACCTGTGGAGCCTTGCATCAGCGGAGCAGCAGCAGCGACCAGTCCTCGGACTCCTTGA
- the FOSB gene encoding protein FosB isoform X3, with protein MYQGFPGDYDSGSRCSSSPSAESQYLSSVDSFGSPAAAAAAQECSGLGDMPGSFVPTVTAITTSQDLQWLVQPTLISSVAQSQPLGAPMAHPPPVDPYDLPGPSYSTPGMGAFATGPAAPSVRPTRARPRHSCEETLTPEEEEKRRVRRERNKLAAAKCRNRRRELTDRLQAPISPHPTAASGNRPVGGGESRAGVRDCRAAEGEGTAGVRLGGPCPCLQAPL; from the exons ATGTACCAAGGCTTCCCCGGTGACTACGACTCGGGTTCCCGCTGCAGCTCCTCGCCCTCCGCCGAGTCCCAGTACCTCTCCTCGGTCGATTCCTTCGggagccccgcggcggcggcggccgcgcag GAGTGCAGCGGCCTGGGGGACATGCCCGGCTCCTTCGTGCCCACAGTGAcggccatcaccaccagccaggACCTGCAGTGGCTGGTGCAGCCCACCCTCATCTCCTCAGTGGCCCAGTCGCAGCCGCTAGGGGCACCCATGGCGCACCCCCCTCCTGTCGATCCCTACGATCTCCCAGGACCCAGCTACTCTACGCCGGGCATGGGTGCCTTTGCCACAGGGCCGGCGGCACCGTCAGTACGTCCCACTCGTGCCCGTCCCCGGCACAGCTGTGAGGAGACG CTGacgccagaggaggaggagaagcgcCGGGTGCGACGGGAGAGGAACAAGTTGGCAGCAGCCAAGTGCCGTAACCGGCGCCGGGAGCTGACGGATCGGCTGCAGGCA CCcatctcaccccaccccactgcTGCCTCAGGAAACAGACCAGTTGGAGGAGGAGAAAGCCGAGCTGGAGTCAGAGAttgcagagctgcagaaggagaagGAACGGCTGGAGTTCGTCTTGGTGGCCCATGCCCCTGCCTGCAAGCTCCCCTTTGA
- the RTN2 gene encoding LOW QUALITY PROTEIN: reticulon-2 (The sequence of the model RefSeq protein was modified relative to this genomic sequence to represent the inferred CDS: inserted 1 base in 1 codon), with product MRGGAGPEATGPRATGSPMRGPLPWGRSWASPTAKRLHPRPPPHRTPQRVATRSRTSPSCRRHXEPPEEEEEDEDGAAGGGPPRELTFSYIAFRAGRGANEPGPRCRRDSRRGRPPPPELGASRGVPPGAGPPLGYPNEPGYGGLWGGVGVMAVPGGQLGAMGVSEAPWHPRPPPPPAGGAPRLPPSAPPPDPLLIPEPPPAPPDQSPSPPGADVLVWELLYWRAPGQSALVLVGALGTLGCLAQFSAISVGAYGALAVLGVTLPLRLHRAALQALRQHPPEHPCRAQPEGTVGLSPEEQQRWARRLAQHVTTATRTLTRLFLVHSLPESLKFAALFYLLTYVGAVCNGLTLLGAGVICAFTFPVLYRHHQAQIDQYVSLVRNHLSHLRARIQAKLPSAKVKP from the exons ATGCGCGGCGGGGCTGGCCCGGAGGCAACGGGGCCGAGGGCAACCGGGAGCCCCATGCGGGGGCCGCTGCCATGGGGCAGGTCCTGGGCTTCGCCCACTGCA AAGAGGCTCCATCCACGGCCTCCACCACACCGGACTCCACAGAGG GTGGCAACGAGGAGTCGGACTTCCCCGAGCTGCAGGCGGC CGGAACCCcccgaggaggaagaggaggatgaagacggggcggcgggagggggacccccccgggaACTCACCTTCTCCTACATCGCCTTTAGAGCGGGGAGGGGAGCCAACGAGCCGGGACCCCGCTGTCGCCGAGACTCCCGTCGCGGACGCCCCCCCCCGCCTGAGCTCGGGGCCTCCCGGGGGGTGCCCCCGGGGGCCGGACCTCCGCTTGGCT ACCCCAATGAGCCTGGGTATGGGGGATTAtgggggggggtcggggtgaTGGCGGTCCCTGGGGGGCAGCTCGGGGCCATGGGGGTGTCCGAGGCACCCTGG cacccgcggcccccccccccgcccgcaggGGGTGCCCCGCGCCTGCCCCCCTCCGCgccccccccggaccccctcCTAATCCCGGAGCCGCCCCCGGCGCCCCCCGACCAATCACCGAGCCCGCCGGGAGCCGATGTCCT AGTGTGGGAGCTGCTGTACTGGCGGGCGCCGGGGCAGTCGGCGCTGGTGCTGGTGGGGGCGttgggcaccctggggtgcctgGCGCAGTTCAGTGCCATCAGCGTGGGTGCCTACGGGGCGCTGGCTGTGCTGGGTGTCACCCTGCCCCTGCGCCTGCACCGTGCCGCTCTGCAGGCCCTGCGCCAGCACCCACCCGAGCACCCCTGCCG GGCGCAGCCGGAAGGGACCGTGGGGCTgagccctgaggagcagcagcGCTGGGCCCGGCGCCTGGCCCAGCATGTCACCACTGCCACCCGCACCCTCACCCGCCTCTTCCTTGTCCACAGCCTCCCCGAGTCCCTCAAG TTTGCCGCCTTGTTCTACCTGCTGACCTACGTGGGGGCTGTCTGCAACGGGCTGACGCTGCTGGGAGCGG GCGTCATCTGTGCATTTACCTTCCCTGTGCTCTACCGGCACCACCAG GCCCAGATTGACCAGTACGTGAGTCTGGTGAGGAACCACCTAAGTCACCTCCGAGCCAG GATCCAGGCCAAGCTCCCAAGTGCCAAAGTGAAGCCGTAG